A genomic stretch from Vibrio algarum includes:
- a CDS encoding LysR family transcriptional regulator: MELRQLRHFVAVSEEGSISAASRRMNLAQPAISASIKKLEMELEMPLLHRRDNGVSLTNAGSEFLQHAKQILMLTNDAKLSMQALEGLDKGQVEIGVPSMIGSYFFPPIIMGFKSEYPGLSLNIIDDGTQNIRERLINGDLELGVVADHYLRAELDSVKLIKEEMVVCMAPDHPLADKELIEYKDFLAHELVLFRKGYYHHSLIERISSEEQITPNIAFSSNLLPLIKSLIRKGFAISPMWKVAIQDDDEIVTRPFADPFYIELSLAWRRDSYLSRANQAFRDYIVEHVRTGQYVN, encoded by the coding sequence ATGGAATTAAGGCAGTTACGTCATTTTGTTGCGGTATCGGAAGAAGGGTCAATCTCGGCAGCGTCACGCCGAATGAACCTTGCTCAACCTGCTATCAGTGCGAGTATAAAAAAACTGGAAATGGAATTGGAAATGCCTCTTCTACACCGTCGAGATAATGGCGTGTCGTTAACCAACGCAGGTAGTGAATTTCTGCAGCATGCAAAACAGATCTTGATGTTGACTAATGATGCTAAGTTGTCGATGCAAGCATTAGAAGGTTTAGATAAAGGTCAGGTTGAAATTGGTGTACCGAGTATGATCGGGTCGTATTTCTTCCCACCCATCATTATGGGGTTTAAGAGTGAGTATCCGGGGTTGAGTTTGAATATCATTGATGATGGCACGCAAAATATTCGAGAAAGGCTTATTAACGGGGACTTGGAGTTAGGTGTCGTAGCTGACCATTATCTTAGAGCAGAATTAGATAGTGTAAAACTCATCAAAGAGGAGATGGTGGTATGCATGGCGCCAGATCATCCACTAGCAGACAAAGAACTGATCGAGTATAAAGACTTCCTCGCTCATGAATTGGTGCTGTTTCGAAAAGGCTATTACCATCACTCTTTGATTGAAAGGATTAGTAGCGAAGAGCAGATTACACCAAATATCGCATTTTCTAGTAACCTATTACCATTGATAAAATCGCTTATTAGAAAGGGGTTTGCGATTTCGCCTATGTGGAAAGTGGCGATACAAGACGATGATGAGATTGTCACTCGACCCTTTGCTGATCCTTTTTATATCGAGCTTAGTTTAGCGTGGAGACGTGATAGCTATCTTTCTAGAGCGAATCAGGCCTTTAGAGATTACATAGTCGAGCATGTCCGGACAGGACAATATGTAAATTGA
- a CDS encoding flavodoxin, which translates to MSKVGIFFGTDSGSTRKYAKFIYKQLGEDIAAKPLNINRVDASVFDEYDFLILGTPTYGEGLLPGLTAECQTESWEEFVPNFDDMNLEGKKVALFGLGDQVNYPNEFVDGLGELYDCVVECGAELVGRWPTEGYEFNESTAVDEDAFVGLVLDKDNQAGLCDERIAGWVEQITAEMGL; encoded by the coding sequence ATGTCTAAAGTTGGTATTTTTTTCGGAACAGATTCTGGCAGCACTAGGAAATATGCAAAATTTATCTATAAACAGTTAGGTGAAGATATTGCCGCAAAACCTCTCAACATTAACCGAGTCGATGCATCAGTATTTGATGAATATGATTTTCTTATCTTGGGAACACCTACCTATGGGGAAGGGCTGCTTCCAGGGTTGACGGCTGAGTGTCAAACAGAAAGTTGGGAGGAGTTTGTTCCTAACTTTGATGACATGAACCTTGAGGGTAAAAAGGTCGCGCTATTCGGGCTTGGTGATCAAGTGAACTACCCTAACGAATTTGTCGATGGCTTAGGCGAATTGTACGACTGTGTTGTTGAATGTGGTGCAGAGTTGGTTGGGCGTTGGCCAACGGAAGGGTATGAATTTAATGAGTCCACGGCTGTGGATGAAGATGCTTTCGTTGGTTTAGTCCTTGATAAGGATAATCAAGCGGGTCTCTGTGATGAGCGGATAGCCGGTTGGGTAGAACAAATAACAGCCGAAATGGGGTTGTAA
- a CDS encoding RnfH family protein, with protein sequence MKVSVVYALPEEQVWLPVEVEEHSTLMTAIHTCGILTIFPSIELDRQKVGIFGKVSSLEASLSDGDRVEIYRPIVWQPDDEEDDD encoded by the coding sequence ATGAAAGTGAGTGTGGTTTATGCATTACCCGAAGAGCAGGTTTGGTTACCCGTTGAGGTTGAGGAGCATTCGACTTTGATGACCGCTATCCATACCTGTGGAATATTAACTATATTTCCGTCGATTGAACTTGATAGGCAGAAAGTTGGCATCTTTGGCAAGGTATCGTCTCTAGAAGCTTCGCTAAGCGATGGTGATAGAGTAGAGATATACCGGCCTATTGTTTGGCAACCAGACGATGAAGAGGATGACGATTGA
- a CDS encoding electron transport complex subunit E, translating into MSNSLKLEQYKKITKDGLLDNNIVLSQSLALCPLLAVTSSATNGLGLGLATTGVLIASNVLVSLGKNLISKAVRIPINVIIIATLVTLTDVMLNAWLHPLHKVLGLFIPLIVTNCAILGRVESFASKTTVLPAFIDGVAMGFGFTWVLVVLGGIREVLGSGTIFSNASLLLGDSFSFLELTVIPDYRGLLLVILPPGGFLILGAMLGVKQKLELMAKQRRDNLKAALTNS; encoded by the coding sequence ATGAGTAACTCACTTAAACTCGAACAATATAAAAAGATCACGAAAGATGGCCTGCTAGATAACAACATAGTATTAAGTCAGTCATTAGCATTGTGTCCTTTGCTTGCTGTGACAAGCAGTGCTACCAATGGGTTAGGATTAGGGTTAGCTACAACAGGTGTATTGATTGCGTCAAACGTTCTGGTCTCTTTAGGAAAAAATCTAATCAGTAAAGCGGTTCGAATACCGATTAACGTTATTATTATCGCGACCTTGGTTACCCTGACCGATGTCATGTTGAACGCGTGGTTGCATCCGTTACATAAGGTTCTTGGTTTGTTTATCCCTCTTATAGTTACCAACTGTGCGATTTTGGGTAGAGTCGAGTCATTTGCGTCAAAAACGACAGTTCTTCCAGCATTTATCGATGGCGTGGCGATGGGATTTGGATTTACGTGGGTACTGGTTGTGTTGGGTGGAATCAGAGAAGTATTAGGTAGTGGAACAATTTTTTCCAATGCGAGCCTTCTTCTTGGGGACAGTTTTTCTTTTCTTGAACTAACGGTTATACCGGATTATCGAGGGTTGTTATTGGTGATCTTGCCACCTGGCGGCTTCTTAATTTTAGGAGCGATGCTTGGTGTGAAACAAAAACTAGAGCTAATGGCAAAACAGAGACGTGACAATTTAAAAGCCGCTCTGACAAATAGCTAG
- a CDS encoding RnfABCDGE type electron transport complex subunit G encodes MNMQTMTIKKSVIDKWKEKISYQSISLAICCGVAAVLLATVQFYTTPIIAQRVAEDQNALLSEVLNGQHFSNQVFANEREIEYDGHFYQLYEAKDHNDEVLFYVVRGEQEGYSGAIRFLMGVDTLGTIQGVRILSHTETPGLGDKIEKVKTDWVLGFNLRSLQNTPIWAVKKDGGDFDQFSGATITPRSVVKGVHNALLALQQDKESHDE; translated from the coding sequence ATGAACATGCAAACAATGACGATAAAAAAATCGGTAATAGATAAGTGGAAAGAGAAGATCTCTTATCAGAGTATTTCGTTAGCTATTTGCTGTGGTGTTGCCGCAGTACTATTAGCTACGGTGCAGTTTTACACTACACCTATTATTGCCCAACGTGTAGCAGAGGATCAAAACGCCTTATTGTCTGAGGTGCTTAATGGACAACATTTTTCAAATCAAGTCTTTGCTAACGAGCGTGAAATCGAATACGACGGGCACTTTTACCAGTTGTATGAAGCAAAAGATCACAACGATGAAGTGTTGTTCTATGTTGTTCGTGGAGAACAAGAGGGTTATAGCGGTGCTATTCGTTTTTTAATGGGTGTTGACACACTCGGCACAATTCAAGGGGTTCGTATTCTTAGTCACACTGAAACTCCGGGGTTAGGGGATAAGATAGAAAAAGTGAAAACTGATTGGGTATTGGGCTTTAATCTCCGTTCTTTACAAAACACTCCGATATGGGCTGTTAAAAAGGATGGTGGCGATTTTGATCAGTTTTCTGGGGCAACGATAACACCGAGAAGTGTAGTGAAGGGCGTTCACAATGCATTGTTAGCATTGCAACAAGACAAGGAGAGTCATGATGAGTAA
- a CDS encoding RnfABCDGE type electron transport complex subunit D, which produces MINYESATGPFSHSENTSVRIMYIVILTLLPTVVFGVYQFGLNSLYILSTCCVVAVATELLCLKVMVRNPKACIDGSALLTALLLAISLPPTAPLWLCALGSAFAIIVGKQIFGGLGQNLFNPAMVARVMLLICFPVEMTNWSMPVPIDFSNNQLFVPQEWFHFDGVTAATALSGVVDQTTEFTSLFLGTHSGSLGETSTLLILAGGLYLIYKGIIHWAIPVSFLLGIAIPALISSSINSHEYLSVSTHLFSGAAMLGAFYIATDLVTSPTSVRGQLVYGASCGVLIWLIRSFGSYPEGVAFAILIMNSASPLIDHYLRPNIFGSKSAVGK; this is translated from the coding sequence ATGATTAATTATGAATCTGCAACAGGGCCGTTTTCTCACAGTGAAAATACCAGCGTCCGAATCATGTATATCGTTATCTTAACGTTACTACCAACGGTTGTTTTCGGCGTTTATCAGTTTGGCTTAAATAGTCTTTACATACTATCGACCTGTTGCGTGGTTGCGGTAGCAACAGAGCTATTATGCCTTAAAGTGATGGTTCGCAACCCGAAAGCCTGTATAGACGGGTCTGCATTGTTAACGGCGCTGTTATTGGCCATCAGTTTGCCTCCTACCGCGCCCTTATGGTTATGTGCATTAGGCAGTGCATTTGCAATTATTGTTGGTAAGCAAATTTTTGGTGGGCTAGGTCAAAATCTGTTTAATCCAGCAATGGTTGCGAGGGTTATGCTACTTATCTGCTTTCCCGTTGAGATGACAAATTGGTCAATGCCTGTGCCAATAGACTTCAGTAATAATCAATTGTTTGTGCCACAAGAGTGGTTTCATTTTGATGGCGTTACTGCGGCTACGGCATTGAGTGGTGTTGTGGATCAAACCACGGAATTTACATCGCTGTTCTTAGGCACTCATTCAGGCAGTTTAGGAGAAACAAGCACGTTATTGATTTTGGCTGGGGGACTTTATTTAATCTATAAGGGGATCATTCATTGGGCCATTCCTGTTTCATTTCTTTTGGGAATCGCTATTCCCGCCTTGATTAGCTCATCAATTAATTCGCATGAGTACTTGTCGGTATCTACCCATTTGTTTAGTGGGGCTGCCATGCTTGGCGCTTTTTATATCGCCACGGATTTGGTGACATCACCGACGAGTGTGAGAGGGCAGTTGGTCTATGGCGCAAGCTGTGGTGTATTGATTTGGTTAATCAGGAGCTTCGGGAGTTACCCAGAGGGTGTGGCATTTGCAATATTGATCATGAATTCTGCTAGCCCATTGATTGACCATTACCTGCGTCCGAATATTTTTGGCAGCAAGTCGGCGGTGGGGAAATGA
- the rsxC gene encoding electron transport complex subunit RsxC produces MKTIFGRPFSGGIHPKTYKSLTKHKGIAKDFWPKNVYLSMQLRNGALLKPVVEVGDRVTRGQLVAVGRSDMIAPVHSPVNGLVTGITNHQTSHPSKAKCETIIIRSNQDKTWGTHTTPGNFYALDSTEIISKIQNAGIVGLGGAGFPTAAKLKFAKQANVTTLVINGGECEPYLTCDDLAMQQYSAEVIAGIRLMLKASGAQQAIIGVEDNKAAALEQLTSYADQDSNIRVMSVPSIYPMGSERHLIKTVTGKTVPLGQLSTQIGILVNNIATARAVYHAVRFNQPLVSRLVTVSGKGIQKPLNIEVPIGTPVREIVEYCGGFSEDTERLIFGGPMMGQVITSPHIPVDKCVGGILALTGDEVKASSQQECIRCGQCVRACPMGLMPFQMAAYSRISDFTKTEQLGVNYCLACGACSYVCPSNIPLVQYFHHAKGAINANKLKEKKSAQAKALTEARKLRLVKEAEAKRAAKAAKAGRRKRPQRASTRNEKVKEVVND; encoded by the coding sequence ATGAAAACTATCTTTGGCCGTCCGTTTAGCGGTGGGATACACCCTAAAACTTATAAGTCACTGACTAAACACAAAGGCATAGCGAAAGACTTTTGGCCTAAAAATGTTTACCTATCCATGCAGTTAAGAAATGGCGCGTTATTGAAACCGGTCGTCGAGGTGGGGGATCGAGTGACGCGAGGCCAACTGGTGGCTGTTGGTCGTTCGGATATGATAGCGCCAGTTCATTCCCCTGTGAACGGGCTCGTCACAGGCATTACTAATCATCAAACATCTCATCCCTCTAAAGCGAAATGTGAAACCATTATTATCCGTTCCAATCAAGATAAAACATGGGGGACACACACTACGCCAGGTAATTTCTACGCGCTAGATTCGACAGAAATCATTAGCAAAATCCAGAACGCAGGAATTGTCGGTCTTGGAGGAGCAGGCTTTCCTACGGCAGCTAAACTGAAGTTTGCTAAACAAGCGAATGTGACCACGTTAGTGATTAATGGTGGGGAGTGTGAACCTTACCTTACCTGTGATGATCTAGCGATGCAGCAATATTCTGCTGAAGTGATTGCGGGCATTCGATTAATGTTAAAAGCGTCGGGCGCACAGCAAGCGATAATTGGGGTGGAAGACAATAAAGCAGCGGCATTAGAACAATTAACCTCGTATGCGGATCAAGATTCAAATATACGTGTGATGAGTGTTCCGAGTATTTACCCCATGGGTTCAGAACGTCATTTAATTAAGACCGTTACGGGTAAGACGGTTCCCCTTGGTCAGTTGTCTACGCAAATAGGCATACTGGTCAACAATATTGCGACGGCAAGAGCCGTTTACCATGCGGTTCGTTTTAATCAACCATTAGTGAGTCGTTTGGTAACGGTATCAGGGAAGGGGATCCAGAAACCTCTCAATATTGAAGTGCCGATTGGTACACCCGTTCGCGAGATAGTGGAGTATTGCGGAGGATTCAGCGAAGACACGGAACGACTTATCTTTGGTGGACCTATGATGGGACAAGTGATTACCTCCCCACATATTCCGGTAGATAAATGTGTTGGCGGTATCCTTGCTTTAACTGGGGATGAAGTAAAAGCATCAAGCCAACAAGAATGTATCCGTTGTGGACAATGTGTTCGCGCTTGTCCTATGGGACTGATGCCATTTCAGATGGCGGCATATAGCCGTATCTCAGATTTTACTAAAACCGAGCAGTTGGGCGTTAATTACTGCTTAGCTTGTGGCGCGTGCAGCTATGTTTGCCCTTCTAACATCCCCTTAGTTCAATACTTCCATCATGCTAAAGGGGCGATAAACGCCAACAAGTTAAAAGAGAAGAAATCCGCTCAGGCTAAAGCTTTAACCGAAGCCAGAAAACTAAGGTTAGTTAAAGAAGCAGAAGCGAAGCGTGCTGCAAAAGCGGCTAAAGCTGGACGTCGTAAGCGACCGCAACGAGCGTCAACTAGAAATGAAAAAGTTAAGGAGGTCGTTAATGATTAA
- a CDS encoding RnfABCDGE type electron transport complex subunit B, whose protein sequence is MISVIFFILLGGFLGAALGYAAIKFRVDSNPLVDKIEALMPGGQCGQCGEAGCRQAAEAMVKGDLNPASCPPGGAALSSAVANMLGVSLEMNEEDVQWVAHIDEANCSGCTRCYKACPFDAIVGANKQIHTVISDVCTGCQLCSNACPQNCLEMKKVAPDVSVWYWAKPKTELAT, encoded by the coding sequence ATGATTTCCGTTATTTTCTTTATTCTATTGGGCGGTTTTTTGGGGGCAGCTTTGGGCTATGCCGCCATCAAGTTCCGAGTCGATAGTAATCCCTTGGTCGATAAGATTGAAGCCTTAATGCCCGGTGGTCAATGTGGTCAATGTGGAGAAGCAGGGTGTCGACAGGCGGCTGAAGCCATGGTTAAAGGTGATTTGAATCCTGCGTCTTGTCCACCCGGTGGAGCGGCGCTATCCAGTGCCGTTGCAAACATGTTGGGCGTGTCTCTTGAAATGAATGAAGAGGACGTTCAATGGGTTGCTCATATTGATGAAGCTAATTGCAGTGGTTGTACGCGCTGTTATAAGGCGTGTCCGTTTGATGCCATTGTTGGTGCGAATAAACAGATCCATACGGTGATATCGGATGTCTGTACTGGGTGTCAGTTATGTTCAAACGCTTGCCCACAAAATTGTCTCGAAATGAAAAAAGTCGCGCCAGACGTGAGTGTCTGGTACTGGGCAAAACCTAAAACAGAGTTAGCAACTTAA
- the rsxA gene encoding electron transport complex subunit RsxA, with protein sequence MSEGILILLSAAFVNNVVLAKFLGLCPFMGVSGKIGSALGMGIATTFVLTMAAITTWLLEFFILVPLNLEYMRIIAFILLIAAVVQLTELYVKKYDPALYQMLGVFLPLITTNCAVLGVALLAVQEQLSFFNTVMFSVGSAIGFTVVIVLFAGLRSQLSLNHVPAALKGSPIAFITAGLLSMAFMGFSGIV encoded by the coding sequence ATGTCTGAAGGAATACTCATTTTATTGAGTGCAGCATTCGTTAATAACGTGGTATTAGCGAAATTTTTAGGTTTATGTCCATTCATGGGAGTATCGGGGAAAATTGGTAGTGCTCTCGGTATGGGGATCGCGACTACCTTTGTATTGACGATGGCAGCAATAACAACGTGGTTGTTAGAATTTTTTATATTGGTGCCTCTAAACCTTGAATATATGCGCATTATCGCTTTCATTTTGCTTATCGCTGCAGTGGTGCAACTGACGGAGCTATATGTGAAAAAATATGACCCAGCCTTGTATCAAATGCTGGGTGTTTTCTTACCTCTTATTACCACCAATTGCGCAGTATTAGGCGTGGCTTTGCTTGCTGTACAAGAGCAATTGTCATTTTTTAATACGGTGATGTTTAGCGTTGGTTCCGCGATAGGTTTTACTGTTGTTATCGTACTGTTTGCAGGTCTTCGAAGTCAGTTGAGCTTAAATCATGTTCCTGCAGCGTTAAAAGGGTCACCTATCGCATTTATTACTGCGGGTTTGTTGTCCATGGCTTTCATGGGCTTTTCCGGAATAGTTTGA
- the nifL gene encoding nitrogen fixation negative regulator NifL, with protein sequence MKQLDNLDVDSFDYRFGHDAFKQILLTAPVAITITDTMGNILMVNPCFTEITGYSEDELVGKNCSILSYKTTPENVYNNLWATISNGDHWQGQLINKKKSGDLYIADISISGFRNENGESFYYAIHKDITEKVQLQTQQKNQSAMFEAVLNSAPIAIALIDSNNKVLLSNKLYQDLTTNLGEPPIQLLRKYLKFDHGYDSIDAFMGTKQKHSQGIHINSTHSSIDRWFDAAFAKIPVTDTAAEAYFHPTDEFYTVVGITERTKEKRHLEERRVNAIKLMASDNKYVHAMQEAMMATLHQLQGPFNMIESAVNMLKKTITLAPV encoded by the coding sequence ATGAAACAATTAGACAACTTAGACGTCGATAGCTTTGACTATCGTTTTGGTCACGATGCATTTAAACAAATTTTACTTACGGCTCCGGTCGCTATCACCATCACTGACACGATGGGTAATATATTAATGGTTAACCCATGCTTTACGGAAATAACGGGGTATTCAGAAGATGAACTCGTGGGGAAAAACTGTTCGATTCTCTCTTACAAAACCACACCAGAGAATGTGTATAACAACCTCTGGGCAACCATTTCAAACGGTGACCACTGGCAAGGACAGTTAATTAATAAAAAGAAAAGTGGCGATTTATATATTGCCGACATCTCCATTTCTGGCTTTCGTAATGAGAACGGAGAAAGTTTCTATTATGCCATTCATAAAGATATCACTGAAAAAGTTCAACTTCAGACACAACAAAAAAACCAGTCAGCGATGTTCGAAGCTGTACTAAACTCAGCGCCTATCGCCATTGCTCTCATCGACAGCAACAATAAAGTACTGCTTAGTAATAAACTGTATCAAGACCTTACGACAAACCTTGGTGAACCACCGATCCAGTTACTGCGTAAATATCTAAAATTCGACCACGGATATGACTCCATTGATGCTTTTATGGGGACAAAACAAAAACACTCTCAAGGCATACATATTAACAGCACTCACTCCAGCATTGATCGTTGGTTTGACGCCGCCTTCGCTAAAATCCCCGTAACAGATACAGCCGCAGAAGCGTACTTTCATCCAACAGATGAGTTCTACACAGTTGTCGGTATTACGGAGAGAACCAAAGAGAAACGACACTTAGAAGAACGCAGGGTTAACGCTATAAAGTTAATGGCAAGTGATAATAAGTACGTCCACGCAATGCAAGAAGCCATGATGGCGACGCTTCATCAGCTGCAAGGCCCATTTAATATGATTGAATCTGCCGTCAATATGCTGAAAAAAACAATCACGCTTGCCCCGGTTTAA
- a CDS encoding sensor histidine kinase encodes MENALRALEQVRQAIPERDKEAFQPVNLNQLLRDATNISTGQLLTTSTRLDLQLTSTLTAITAKPNRLLLAVKQLIDNAIDAIQLSKSSSRAILISTTETEDDISLSIEDSGNGVEEEVRLKIFQPFYSTKPLHSSGCRGIGLAIVQQVINEHSATLHVEKSTVLKGAKFTVIFSK; translated from the coding sequence ATGGAAAACGCTCTGCGCGCATTAGAGCAGGTGAGACAAGCCATTCCTGAACGTGACAAAGAAGCCTTTCAACCGGTAAACCTTAATCAATTACTTCGTGATGCGACAAACATTAGTACTGGGCAGCTACTAACGACCTCTACAAGACTCGATTTACAATTAACCTCTACACTCACTGCAATAACCGCTAAACCAAACCGATTATTACTCGCGGTTAAACAACTCATAGACAACGCGATAGACGCGATACAACTTTCAAAATCAAGCAGTCGTGCGATTCTGATATCAACAACAGAAACTGAAGATGATATCTCTTTGAGCATTGAAGACAGTGGTAACGGTGTTGAAGAGGAAGTACGCCTTAAAATTTTTCAACCCTTTTATAGTACCAAACCTTTGCACAGCTCTGGCTGCAGAGGCATTGGTTTAGCCATTGTACAGCAGGTAATTAACGAACACTCTGCCACGTTGCATGTAGAAAAAAGCACAGTTTTAAAGGGTGCTAAATTCACTGTTATTTTTTCCAAATAG
- the nifA gene encoding nif-specific transcriptional activator NifA: protein MSSEYPIIELERRLLAAMYKIGSQLNVSLDYTASASEVMKILHDECSLLCGMLTIRDTERNIMLVKSVHSPIPNNATDEKQVSYKAGEGIIGEVLNQESSIVIRNLGDDLRFADKLALYDYDKPFICVPLKDSSSRTIGALSAQPESNSDHVITLQSQFLEMVANLIAKNIQLAHQVESTQKQLVSERDGLRRKVRNNYSFDNLVGHTKPMRKIFDQIRLVSRWDSTVLVRGESGTGKELIANAIHYNSPRANLPFVKLNCAALPDNLLESELFGHEKGAFTGAIKQRKGRFELAHSGTIFLDEIGETSPAFQAKLLRVLQEKEFERIGGSDTISVDVRIVAATNRNLEEEVNLGHFREDLYYRLNVMPMYLPALRERIEDIPDLAEFMLDKLSKKQSRTVSITDNAIRSMMGYDWPGNVRELENTMERAAVLSESGIITPDLISFPKHESSSLPLKAPLLSPRAEAEPIATKEMLSNDERQAVIDALEQSGWVKAKAARLLNMTPRQIAYRIQIMDIEMKQI, encoded by the coding sequence ATGTCCAGTGAATATCCAATTATTGAGCTTGAAAGAAGGCTTCTCGCTGCCATGTACAAAATAGGTAGCCAGTTAAATGTTAGTTTGGATTACACCGCATCAGCCAGCGAAGTTATGAAGATTTTACACGATGAATGCAGTCTACTTTGCGGCATGCTGACGATTCGAGATACAGAAAGAAACATCATGCTAGTCAAGTCGGTACATTCTCCAATCCCAAACAATGCAACAGATGAAAAACAAGTATCCTACAAAGCAGGAGAAGGCATAATTGGGGAGGTATTGAATCAAGAATCCTCCATTGTCATCCGAAATTTAGGTGACGACTTACGATTTGCCGACAAACTCGCACTTTACGACTACGACAAACCGTTCATATGTGTCCCACTTAAAGACTCCTCGTCTCGCACCATTGGGGCACTTTCAGCGCAACCTGAAAGTAATTCTGACCATGTAATTACACTACAAAGCCAGTTTCTAGAAATGGTTGCCAACCTCATTGCGAAAAACATTCAGTTGGCTCATCAGGTAGAAAGCACACAAAAACAACTGGTTAGTGAGCGAGATGGGTTAAGGCGCAAAGTAAGAAACAACTACAGCTTTGATAATTTAGTTGGGCACACCAAACCTATGCGCAAAATATTTGATCAAATCAGGTTGGTTTCTCGCTGGGACTCTACTGTTTTAGTCCGAGGTGAATCAGGTACGGGTAAAGAGTTGATCGCCAATGCAATACATTACAATTCGCCTAGAGCAAACCTTCCATTTGTAAAACTCAACTGTGCAGCCTTGCCTGATAATCTATTAGAGTCGGAGCTTTTTGGTCATGAAAAAGGCGCTTTTACTGGTGCAATTAAGCAGCGCAAGGGCCGATTTGAATTGGCGCACAGCGGGACAATATTTTTAGATGAGATAGGTGAAACCAGTCCAGCATTTCAGGCAAAACTATTGCGGGTGCTACAAGAAAAAGAATTTGAGCGGATTGGAGGTAGTGACACCATCAGCGTTGATGTAAGAATTGTGGCAGCAACCAATCGAAATTTAGAAGAAGAGGTTAACCTTGGGCACTTCAGAGAAGACCTTTATTATCGATTAAATGTCATGCCAATGTACCTACCAGCTCTGCGTGAAAGAATCGAAGATATTCCGGATTTAGCCGAATTTATGTTAGATAAACTGAGTAAAAAGCAAAGTCGAACTGTATCTATTACTGATAACGCTATTCGCTCGATGATGGGATATGACTGGCCTGGTAACGTTAGGGAACTAGAAAACACTATGGAGCGTGCAGCCGTGTTAAGTGAATCCGGCATTATTACACCCGACCTTATTTCATTCCCCAAACATGAATCTAGTTCATTGCCCTTGAAAGCACCACTATTATCCCCTAGAGCGGAAGCAGAACCTATTGCGACGAAAGAAATGCTTTCTAATGATGAAAGACAAGCCGTAATCGATGCACTCGAACAGTCTGGTTGGGTAAAGGCAAAAGCGGCACGGTTACTTAATATGACACCAAGACAAATTGCTTATCGTATACAGATAATGGATATCGAAATGAAACAAATATGA